Proteins encoded by one window of Streptomyces clavuligerus:
- a CDS encoding non-ribosomal peptide synthetase/type I polyketide synthase: MTDATPAPDQGRVAIIGIGCRLPGGASDHRSFWRNLLDGKDCITPTPADRYDIRTLASRDKEKRGRLTGGRGGYIDGFDEFDPAFFGISPREADHMDPQQRKLLEVAWEALEDGGQRPGELAGSDVAVFMGAFTLDYKILQFSDLSFDTLAAHTATGTMMTMVSNRISYCFDFRGPSLSLDTACSSSLVAVHLACQSLARGETSLALAGGALLHMAPQYTIAETKGGFLSPDGRSRTFDASANGYVRAEGVGVVALKRLEDAVRDGDPIHAVILGSGVNQDGRTNGITVPSADAQVALVERVCAEAGIVPGQLQYMEAHGTSTPLGDPIEAGALGRALAIGRDPGARCYVGSVKTNIGHTEAAAGIAGLIKTALCLEHRLIPPHINLERLNPAIDPAALPYEIPTRVTAWPGHRGPARAAVNSFGFGGTNAHVVLEEAPAPRPAAPLSGPPRAWTLLPLSARTDEALREVADGIRRELAGEFTEPGAAPVTAADLGHTLAHRRQHLESRLTLVHSSRESLDAALAAFLRGEPHPGAVLGRRLDPAERRLVWVFTGMGPQWWGMGRELFEREEVFRSVILDCDREIHALTGWSLAEEMAAPEAASRMGETWLAQPANFALQIALAALWRRHGVRPDAVVGHSTGEIAAFYEAGVYSLADAVRIAVHRSRLQQTLDGTGTMLAAALSEEEAERRVRPHGERVSIAAVNSPTGVTLAGDEEALARIAEELTAEQVFTRFLTVRVPYHSAAMDTIRQELLDCLAGIDARPARLPLYTTGLGDRAKGPELDAGYWWINVRDRVRFRAAVDRLADDGHRLFLEIGPHPVLGHAIRECLDARQVTGRTLPSIRRQESETDCFAASLATLHNLGADIDWDVLQPTGRPVALPRYPWRRDRHWTEPGPVARVRLGGLDHPLLGRRTDHPEPTWHSALDIETLPYLADHRIQDAVVFPAAGYLEMAAQAVRALSGGADAVLTDIELRRALFLPEGESRSVTFSLSAKDASFAVVSGPDGATAADPERTVHAGGVVRTAQRRSPGPALDPGAVGARLRRMDGAECYARLAALGYHYGPAFQAIEEVWIGPGEALARLRAPAAAGGDTADHHVHPVLLDACFQSLLTPQLLSGEDPAGTGAPAGSAAGTGVRLPLSIEEVALRPVGDRPLWAHATVTRSAADELVGDIAVYEQGGAAVGRIGGFRAADTESAPSFVARGTIDSWLTETVWIDSPGTGTPRDTVPGGAPWLVLADAGGVGDALAALLAARGTPYHLVRPGEEYRHDPAGGGGGVFTLAPGDDTRWERLLTELRDRGTASFGALVHLWNLDLPGVRETGPAELYGHGGTGAYSLIALARALLRSGTEGRLHVVTRGAQAVLPGADVDPLGAPAWGVGRVLWHQELTGHRGLLVDLDPDSWDPGAEAAALLGEILAATAPEAGTEGADEADGTDGSADEEVALRGERRLTSRIRRAEGLTRPLPLRLRTDGCYLVTGAFGALGRLLCRTLVARGARRLVLMGRTPLPARAGWDAVDPASSPGRAIAFLRELEEAGARPEAVSADLTDAAALTAWYEGYREAGGPPLRGVFHLAGQVRDALVAEMDRETFDAVYGPKAVGALLLHRLLRDEPLEHFVLFSSIASLLTTAGQTNYAAGNAFLDALAHHRRAAGLAALSLDWGPWATGMIEELGLVDHYLVDRGMSSLSPEAGMAVLERVIGQDRAQLLIATVVDWPVFLSWYASPPPLVGELAAAAPRRRSGAEAGFVEAFGALGDPQKRRALVAERFTGLAASVLRTAPERIDPAEGLGALGLDSLLAMELRGRVQAEFAIALPVVSLLSGTSVGELTDRLYTALTELLDSGAGEGGGAGAAEPELFEDAREYPLTQNQKALWFLKQLNPDGFAYNIGGAVEVRVALDPELMFEAVRRTVDRHPALRTNFLLVDGRPVQRVSSGAAVDLGMFDVRDQSWDEIHATIVTEYRKPYDLARDPLFRFRLFQRAPDRWVIMKAVHHIVSDAISTFTFIEELLAVYEGLRRGEEPALAPVPARYLDFLNDQNRFLAGPGARRMLDYWRAQLPDPVPLLDLPVDKPRPAVQTHNGASEFFVLDEEVSARVHRLARTHGVTPFVVLLSAYYLLLHRYSGQDHIVVGSPVTGRTRQEFASVYGYFVNPLPLHADLSGEPSVADLLDQVRRTVLGGLDNQEYPFVLLVEELGLQHDPSRSAVFQAMFILLTHKVAAQKYGYRLEYIELPEEEGQFDLTLSAYEEESEHRFHCVFKYNTDLFEAGTVRRMAGHYTRLLDELTRAPERRAVTRLDMLGATERERLTAEWSGARRRALPRSGAEPWADGAPDGLDVPVHRLVARAAALRPEATAVRVPPSPGGGGGLRMSYAELDHRSGVLARGLRDRGVGPGSVVGLCLEKSPELIVALLAVLRAGGAYLPIPPDHPADRIVTMVTGSRAVLVVVADVAGRAGLPELPVDTLVLAAGDGAGDTAPLPPVPVAPDSPAYVIHTSGSTGRPKAVQVSHRNLASAHAAWRERYGLADEPGCHLQMAAPSFDVFTGDWVRALCSGGTLVLAGRDLLFDAALLYRTLREEGVDCGEFVPAVVRGLMDHCAEHGLRLDFMRLLVVGSDAWKVAEYERLRALGGPRTRVINSYGVTEATIDSACFEGPADGLEPGRMVPIGRPLSNSTLHILDRHGEPVPPGVPGELWIGGEGVATGYAGDPDRTAERFVTRTLGRDPGAGPERLYRTGDLARWDDRGRIHLLGRVDTQVKLNGHRIETDEIAALLTELEQVARAVVVVRPDARGEAALCAYCVPADGAGEAAPGTAEAAAGGLGRKELRRHLARFLPAYMIPSHFVTLPELPLTAHSKVDTAALPAPGTGADEADAYEPPVTAYEVSMARHWGALLGRERIGRDEDFFEIGGSSIKLIELIHHLQAEFRVSLPVSRLYQVTTLHGMAASVERAVLDGGGHADGVHLGFNDGGDGGTERIFCFPPAGGQALVYRGLAGELAEYRMTSFGYLPGEDKVARYADLVGELQPEGRCLLLGYSLGGNLAFETAKELERRGRRVDRVVILDSHRIEDAFTPGAEHLVAFEKELAEHLRKHTGSEIVARETMEHAAEYLAFCGRTPNRGAVAAAVAVITDEHSAELYADGVPGSWHTSSTRAHTVLRGSGAHADMLDPGHLARNAALVRRMLAPDGPAGPGGFPGARTADADGHAEHADGVRRAR, translated from the coding sequence ATGACCGACGCGACCCCCGCCCCCGACCAGGGCAGAGTGGCCATCATCGGCATCGGCTGCCGGCTGCCAGGCGGCGCGTCGGACCATCGGAGCTTCTGGCGCAACCTCCTCGACGGAAAGGACTGCATCACCCCCACCCCGGCCGACCGGTACGACATCCGCACCCTCGCCAGCCGGGACAAGGAGAAACGGGGACGGCTGACCGGCGGGCGCGGCGGCTACATCGACGGCTTCGACGAGTTCGACCCCGCCTTCTTCGGCATCAGCCCGCGCGAGGCCGACCACATGGACCCGCAGCAGCGCAAGCTGCTGGAGGTGGCCTGGGAGGCGCTGGAGGACGGCGGGCAGCGCCCCGGCGAGCTGGCGGGCAGCGATGTCGCGGTGTTCATGGGCGCGTTCACCCTGGACTACAAGATCCTCCAGTTCTCGGACCTCAGCTTCGACACCCTGGCCGCCCACACCGCGACCGGCACCATGATGACGATGGTGTCGAACCGGATCTCGTACTGCTTCGACTTCCGCGGCCCCAGCCTCTCCCTCGACACCGCGTGCAGCTCCTCGCTGGTGGCGGTCCATCTCGCCTGCCAGAGCCTGGCCCGGGGCGAGACCTCCCTCGCCCTCGCGGGCGGCGCCCTGCTGCACATGGCGCCGCAGTACACCATCGCCGAGACCAAGGGCGGCTTCCTCTCCCCCGACGGCCGCTCGCGCACCTTCGACGCGTCGGCCAACGGCTATGTGCGGGCCGAGGGGGTCGGCGTCGTCGCCCTGAAGCGGCTGGAGGACGCCGTGCGCGACGGCGACCCGATCCACGCCGTGATCCTCGGCAGCGGGGTCAACCAGGACGGCCGCACCAACGGCATCACCGTCCCCAGCGCCGACGCCCAGGTCGCCCTGGTGGAACGGGTCTGCGCCGAGGCCGGGATCGTCCCGGGCCAGCTCCAGTACATGGAGGCGCACGGCACCTCGACCCCGCTCGGCGACCCCATCGAGGCGGGCGCGCTCGGCCGGGCCCTCGCCATCGGCCGGGACCCCGGCGCCCGCTGCTACGTCGGCTCCGTCAAGACGAACATCGGGCACACCGAGGCGGCGGCCGGGATCGCCGGGCTGATCAAGACCGCGCTCTGCCTCGAACACCGGCTGATCCCGCCCCACATCAACCTGGAGCGGCTGAACCCCGCGATCGACCCGGCCGCGCTGCCGTACGAGATCCCCACCCGGGTCACCGCGTGGCCCGGGCACCGGGGCCCCGCGCGGGCGGCCGTGAACTCCTTCGGCTTCGGCGGCACCAACGCCCATGTGGTGCTGGAGGAGGCGCCCGCCCCGCGCCCGGCCGCCCCCCTCTCCGGCCCGCCGCGCGCCTGGACGCTGCTCCCGCTCTCGGCGCGCACCGACGAGGCGCTGCGCGAGGTCGCCGACGGCATCCGGCGCGAACTCGCCGGGGAGTTCACGGAGCCCGGCGCGGCCCCGGTGACGGCGGCGGACCTCGGGCACACCCTCGCCCACCGCCGCCAGCACCTGGAGTCCCGGCTCACCCTGGTCCACTCCTCGCGGGAGTCGCTGGACGCCGCCCTCGCCGCCTTCCTGCGCGGCGAGCCCCACCCCGGGGCCGTCCTGGGCAGGCGGCTCGACCCCGCCGAACGGCGGCTGGTCTGGGTGTTCACCGGCATGGGGCCGCAGTGGTGGGGCATGGGCCGGGAGCTGTTCGAGCGCGAGGAGGTCTTCCGCTCGGTGATCCTCGACTGCGACCGGGAGATCCACGCCCTCACCGGCTGGTCGCTCGCCGAGGAGATGGCCGCGCCCGAGGCCGCGTCCCGGATGGGTGAGACCTGGCTGGCCCAGCCCGCGAACTTCGCCCTCCAGATCGCGCTGGCCGCCCTCTGGCGCCGGCACGGGGTCCGCCCCGACGCCGTCGTCGGCCACAGCACCGGCGAGATCGCCGCCTTCTACGAGGCCGGTGTCTACAGCCTCGCCGACGCGGTACGGATCGCCGTGCACCGCAGCAGACTCCAGCAGACGCTGGACGGCACCGGCACCATGCTCGCCGCCGCCCTCTCCGAGGAGGAGGCGGAGCGCCGGGTGCGCCCGCACGGGGAGCGGGTGTCCATCGCCGCCGTCAACAGCCCCACCGGGGTCACGCTCGCCGGGGACGAGGAGGCCCTGGCCCGGATCGCCGAGGAGCTGACGGCGGAGCAGGTCTTCACCCGTTTCCTCACCGTCCGGGTGCCCTACCACAGCGCCGCGATGGACACGATCCGGCAGGAGCTGCTGGACTGCCTCGCCGGGATCGACGCCCGGCCCGCGCGGCTGCCCCTGTACACGACGGGCCTCGGGGACCGGGCCAAGGGGCCGGAGCTGGACGCCGGCTACTGGTGGATCAACGTCCGCGACCGGGTCCGCTTCCGCGCCGCGGTCGACCGGCTGGCCGACGACGGCCACCGGCTGTTCCTGGAGATCGGCCCGCACCCGGTGCTCGGGCACGCGATCCGCGAATGCCTCGACGCCCGCCAGGTCACCGGCCGCACGCTGCCCTCGATCCGGCGCCAGGAGAGCGAGACCGACTGCTTCGCCGCCTCCCTGGCCACGCTGCACAACCTGGGTGCCGACATCGACTGGGACGTCCTCCAGCCCACGGGCCGCCCGGTCGCCCTGCCGCGCTACCCCTGGCGGCGCGACCGCCACTGGACCGAGCCCGGGCCGGTCGCGCGGGTCCGCCTCGGCGGCCTGGACCACCCGCTGCTCGGCCGCAGGACCGACCACCCGGAGCCCACCTGGCACTCCGCCCTCGACATCGAGACCCTGCCCTATCTCGCGGACCACCGCATCCAGGACGCCGTCGTCTTCCCGGCGGCGGGCTATCTGGAGATGGCCGCCCAGGCCGTCCGCGCGCTCAGCGGCGGCGCCGACGCCGTCCTCACCGACATCGAGCTGCGCCGGGCCCTCTTCCTGCCCGAGGGCGAGAGCAGGTCCGTGACGTTCTCGCTGTCCGCCAAGGACGCGTCCTTCGCCGTCGTCTCCGGCCCCGACGGCGCCACCGCCGCCGACCCGGAGCGCACCGTGCACGCGGGCGGGGTGGTGCGGACCGCGCAGCGCCGCTCCCCGGGCCCCGCGCTCGACCCCGGCGCCGTCGGCGCCCGGCTGCGCCGGATGGACGGGGCGGAGTGCTATGCCCGGCTGGCGGCCCTGGGCTACCACTACGGCCCGGCCTTCCAGGCCATCGAGGAGGTCTGGATCGGGCCCGGGGAGGCGCTGGCCCGGCTGCGCGCCCCGGCGGCGGCCGGCGGGGACACGGCGGACCACCATGTGCACCCCGTCCTGCTCGACGCCTGCTTCCAGTCGCTGCTCACCCCCCAACTGCTCTCCGGCGAGGACCCCGCTGGCACCGGGGCCCCCGCCGGGAGCGCCGCCGGGACCGGGGTGCGGCTGCCGCTGTCGATCGAGGAGGTGGCGCTGCGCCCCGTGGGCGACCGCCCGCTGTGGGCCCATGCCACGGTGACCCGTTCCGCGGCGGACGAACTGGTCGGCGACATCGCGGTGTACGAGCAGGGCGGCGCGGCGGTCGGCCGGATCGGCGGATTCCGGGCGGCCGACACCGAGAGCGCGCCGTCCTTCGTCGCCCGGGGCACCATCGACTCCTGGCTCACCGAGACGGTCTGGATCGACAGCCCGGGTACCGGGACCCCCCGGGACACGGTGCCCGGCGGGGCCCCCTGGCTGGTGCTCGCCGACGCGGGGGGCGTCGGCGACGCGCTGGCCGCGCTGCTGGCCGCCCGGGGCACGCCGTACCACCTGGTGCGCCCCGGCGAGGAGTACCGCCACGACCCGGCCGGCGGCGGGGGCGGCGTGTTCACCCTCGCCCCCGGCGACGACACCCGGTGGGAACGGCTGCTGACCGAGCTGCGGGACCGGGGCACGGCCTCGTTCGGCGCGCTGGTGCACCTGTGGAACCTCGATCTGCCCGGGGTGCGGGAGACCGGGCCCGCGGAGCTGTACGGGCACGGCGGCACCGGCGCCTACTCGCTGATCGCGCTCGCCCGCGCGCTGCTCCGCTCGGGGACGGAGGGCCGGCTCCATGTCGTCACCCGGGGCGCGCAGGCCGTGCTGCCGGGCGCGGACGTCGATCCGCTGGGCGCGCCCGCCTGGGGGGTGGGCCGGGTGCTGTGGCACCAGGAGCTGACGGGGCACCGGGGGCTGCTGGTCGACCTCGACCCGGACTCCTGGGACCCGGGGGCCGAGGCCGCCGCGCTGCTGGGGGAGATCCTGGCCGCCACCGCCCCGGAGGCGGGGACGGAGGGGGCGGACGAGGCGGACGGGACGGACGGGTCCGCCGACGAGGAGGTGGCGCTGCGCGGCGAGCGCCGTCTCACCAGCCGTATCCGCCGGGCCGAGGGGCTCACCCGGCCGCTGCCGCTGCGGCTGCGCACGGACGGCTGCTACCTGGTCACGGGCGCCTTCGGCGCGCTGGGGCGGCTGCTGTGCCGCACGCTCGTCGCCCGGGGGGCCCGGCGGCTGGTGCTGATGGGCCGGACCCCGCTGCCCGCCCGCGCGGGCTGGGACGCGGTCGACCCGGCCTCCTCCCCGGGGCGCGCGATCGCCTTTCTGCGGGAGCTGGAGGAGGCGGGGGCACGGCCGGAGGCGGTGTCGGCCGACCTCACCGACGCGGCGGCGCTGACCGCCTGGTACGAGGGGTACCGGGAGGCGGGCGGGCCGCCGCTGCGGGGCGTGTTCCATCTGGCGGGGCAGGTGCGCGACGCCCTGGTGGCGGAGATGGACCGGGAGACCTTCGACGCCGTCTACGGCCCCAAGGCCGTGGGGGCCCTGCTGCTGCACCGGCTGCTGCGGGACGAGCCGCTGGAGCACTTCGTGCTCTTCTCCTCGATCGCCTCGCTGCTGACGACGGCGGGCCAGACCAACTACGCGGCGGGGAACGCGTTCCTGGACGCGCTGGCGCACCACCGCCGGGCGGCCGGGCTCGCGGCGCTCAGCCTGGACTGGGGCCCGTGGGCCACCGGCATGATCGAGGAGCTGGGCCTCGTCGACCACTATCTCGTCGACCGGGGCATGAGTTCGCTGTCGCCCGAGGCGGGGATGGCGGTGCTGGAGCGGGTCATCGGCCAGGACCGGGCCCAGTTGCTGATCGCGACGGTGGTCGACTGGCCGGTCTTCCTCTCCTGGTACGCCTCGCCGCCGCCGCTGGTGGGCGAGTTGGCCGCGGCGGCCCCGCGCCGCCGGTCCGGCGCGGAGGCGGGCTTCGTGGAGGCGTTCGGCGCGCTCGGCGATCCGCAGAAGCGGCGGGCCCTGGTGGCGGAGCGGTTCACGGGGCTCGCGGCCTCGGTGCTGCGGACCGCCCCGGAGCGGATCGACCCGGCCGAGGGCCTGGGGGCGCTGGGGCTCGACTCCCTGCTCGCGATGGAGCTGCGGGGCCGGGTGCAGGCCGAGTTCGCGATCGCGCTGCCGGTGGTGTCCCTGCTGAGCGGTACGTCGGTGGGTGAGCTGACGGACCGGCTGTACACCGCGCTGACGGAGCTGCTGGACTCCGGCGCCGGGGAGGGCGGCGGCGCGGGCGCGGCGGAGCCGGAGCTGTTCGAGGACGCGCGCGAGTACCCCCTGACACAGAACCAGAAGGCCCTCTGGTTCCTCAAGCAGCTCAACCCGGACGGCTTCGCGTACAACATCGGCGGCGCGGTGGAGGTCCGGGTCGCCCTCGACCCGGAGCTGATGTTCGAGGCGGTCCGGCGGACGGTGGACCGGCACCCGGCGCTGCGCACCAACTTCCTGCTGGTGGACGGCCGGCCCGTGCAGCGGGTCTCCTCCGGCGCGGCGGTGGACCTCGGGATGTTCGACGTGCGGGACCAGAGCTGGGACGAGATCCACGCGACCATCGTGACCGAGTACCGCAAGCCCTACGACCTGGCCCGGGACCCGCTCTTCCGGTTCCGTCTCTTCCAACGGGCCCCCGACCGCTGGGTGATCATGAAGGCGGTGCACCACATCGTCTCCGACGCGATCTCCACGTTCACCTTCATCGAGGAACTGCTCGCGGTGTACGAGGGGCTGCGCCGGGGCGAGGAGCCCGCGCTCGCGCCCGTACCGGCCCGGTATCTCGACTTCCTCAACGACCAGAACCGCTTCCTGGCGGGCCCCGGTGCCCGCCGGATGCTCGACTACTGGCGGGCGCAGCTCCCGGACCCGGTGCCGCTGCTGGACCTGCCGGTCGACAAGCCGCGCCCGGCGGTGCAGACCCACAACGGGGCCTCGGAGTTCTTTGTCCTGGACGAGGAGGTGAGCGCCCGGGTGCACCGGCTCGCCCGGACCCACGGGGTGACGCCGTTCGTGGTGCTGCTGAGCGCGTACTACCTCCTGCTGCACCGCTACTCGGGACAGGACCACATCGTCGTCGGCTCCCCGGTGACGGGCCGCACCCGGCAGGAGTTCGCCTCCGTCTACGGGTACTTCGTCAATCCGCTGCCGCTGCACGCGGATCTGTCCGGGGAGCCCTCGGTGGCCGACCTCCTGGACCAGGTGCGCCGGACGGTGCTCGGCGGCCTGGACAACCAGGAGTACCCCTTCGTACTGCTGGTGGAGGAGCTGGGACTCCAGCACGACCCGAGCCGCTCGGCCGTCTTCCAGGCGATGTTCATCCTGCTCACCCACAAGGTGGCCGCGCAGAAGTACGGCTACCGACTGGAGTACATCGAACTGCCCGAGGAGGAGGGGCAGTTCGACCTCACCCTCTCGGCCTACGAGGAGGAGTCGGAGCACCGCTTCCACTGCGTCTTCAAGTACAACACCGACCTGTTCGAGGCGGGGACCGTGCGCCGGATGGCCGGGCACTACACCCGGCTGCTGGACGAGCTGACCCGGGCCCCGGAGCGGCGCGCCGTCACCCGTCTCGACATGCTCGGCGCCACGGAGCGGGAGCGGCTGACCGCCGAGTGGAGCGGCGCCCGGCGGCGGGCCCTGCCGCGTTCGGGGGCGGAGCCCTGGGCGGACGGCGCCCCCGACGGTCTCGATGTCCCGGTGCACCGGCTCGTGGCCCGGGCGGCGGCCCTGCGCCCGGAGGCGACCGCCGTCCGGGTGCCGCCGTCGCCCGGGGGCGGGGGTGGGCTGCGGATGAGCTACGCCGAACTCGACCACCGCTCGGGGGTGCTGGCCCGCGGGCTGCGCGACCGCGGCGTCGGGCCCGGCAGCGTGGTCGGGCTCTGCCTGGAGAAGTCCCCGGAGCTGATCGTGGCGCTGCTCGCGGTGCTGCGGGCGGGCGGGGCCTATCTGCCGATCCCGCCCGACCACCCGGCGGACCGGATCGTCACCATGGTCACCGGCTCGCGCGCGGTGCTCGTGGTCGTGGCGGACGTCGCGGGCCGGGCGGGGCTGCCGGAGCTGCCGGTGGACACCCTCGTCCTGGCCGCTGGGGACGGCGCGGGGGACACGGCGCCGCTGCCGCCGGTCCCGGTGGCGCCGGACTCCCCCGCGTATGTGATCCACACCTCCGGCTCCACCGGGCGGCCCAAGGCCGTCCAGGTGAGCCACCGCAATCTGGCCTCGGCCCACGCGGCCTGGCGGGAGCGGTACGGCCTCGCCGACGAGCCCGGCTGCCATCTCCAGATGGCCGCCCCGTCCTTCGACGTCTTCACCGGCGACTGGGTCCGGGCGCTCTGCTCCGGCGGGACGCTGGTGCTCGCCGGGCGGGATCTGCTCTTCGACGCCGCCCTGCTGTACCGGACCCTGCGCGAGGAGGGCGTGGACTGCGGGGAGTTCGTCCCCGCCGTGGTGCGCGGGCTGATGGACCACTGCGCGGAGCACGGGCTGCGGCTGGACTTCATGCGGCTCCTGGTGGTCGGCTCGGACGCGTGGAAGGTCGCGGAGTACGAGCGGCTGCGGGCCCTGGGCGGCCCCCGCACCCGGGTGATCAACTCGTACGGGGTCACCGAGGCCACCATCGACAGCGCCTGCTTCGAGGGCCCGGCCGACGGGCTGGAGCCGGGCCGGATGGTGCCCATCGGACGGCCGCTGTCCAACAGCACGCTGCACATCCTCGACCGGCACGGGGAGCCGGTGCCGCCCGGTGTCCCCGGGGAGCTGTGGATCGGTGGGGAGGGGGTGGCCACCGGGTACGCCGGTGACCCGGACCGCACGGCCGAGCGCTTCGTCACCCGCACCCTGGGCCGGGACCCCGGCGCCGGGCCCGAACGGCTCTACCGCACCGGGGACCTGGCCCGCTGGGACGACCGGGGCCGTATCCATCTGCTGGGCCGGGTGGACACCCAGGTGAAGCTGAACGGCCACCGGATCGAGACCGACGAGATCGCCGCCCTCCTGACCGAGCTGGAGCAGGTGGCCCGTGCCGTGGTCGTCGTGCGCCCGGACGCCCGGGGCGAGGCGGCGCTGTGCGCCTACTGCGTCCCGGCCGACGGGGCGGGGGAGGCCGCGCCGGGCACCGCGGAGGCGGCGGCGGGCGGGCTCGGCCGCAAGGAGCTGCGCCGCCATCTCGCCCGGTTCCTGCCCGCCTATATGATCCCGTCGCACTTCGTCACCCTGCCGGAGCTGCCGCTGACCGCGCACAGCAAGGTCGACACGGCGGCCCTGCCCGCCCCCGGCACCGGCGCGGACGAGGCCGACGCGTACGAGCCGCCGGTGACCGCGTACGAGGTGAGCATGGCCCGGCACTGGGGGGCGCTGCTCGGCCGGGAGCGGATCGGGCGGGACGAGGACTTCTTCGAGATCGGCGGCAGCTCCATCAAGCTCATCGAGCTGATCCACCACCTCCAGGCGGAGTTCCGGGTCTCCCTGCCGGTCAGCAGGCTGTACCAGGTCACGACCCTGCACGGGATGGCCGCCTCGGTGGAGCGGGCCGTCCTGGACGGCGGCGGCCACGCGGACGGCGTCCACCTCGGCTTCAACGACGGCGGCGACGGCGGCACGGAGCGGATCTTCTGCTTCCCGCCCGCGGGGGGTCAGGCCCTCGTCTACCGGGGGCTCGCCGGAGAGCTGGCGGAGTACCGGATGACCTCGTTCGGCTATCTGCCGGGCGAGGACAAGGTGGCCCGGTACGCCGATCTGGTGGGCGAGCTCCAGCCGGAGGGCCGCTGCCTGCTCCTCGGCTACTCCCTCGGCGGGAATCTGGCCTTCGAGACGGCCAAGGAGCTGGAGCGGCGCGGACGCCGGGTGGACCGGGTGGTCATTCTCGACTCGCACCGCATCGAGGACGCCTTCACCCCCGGGGCCGAACATCTGGTGGCGTTCGAGAAGGAGTTGGCGGAGCATCTGCGCAAGCACACCGGTTCGGAGATCGTGGCCCGGGAGACGATGGAGCACGCGGCGGAGTATCTGGCGTTCTGCGGACGCACCCCCAACCGGGGGGCCGTCGCCGCGGCGGTCGCGGTGATCACGGACGAGCACAGCGCGGAGCTGTACGCGGACGGGGTGCCCGGGTCCTGGCACACCAGCTCCACCCGTGCGCACACGGTGCTGCGCGGCTCGGGTGCCCACGCCGACATGCTCGACCCCGGTCATCTCGCGCGCAACGCGGCGCTGGTCCGCCGGATGCTGGCACCCGACGGCCCCGCTGGCCCCGGCGGCTTCCCGGGCGCGCGGACGGCGGACGCCGACGGACACGCCGAGCACGCCGACGGGGTGCGCCGTGCACGCTGA